TAAAACCTTCAAAAGAACAAAATGGGCGAAAAATAGTAACCTTATTATCTGCTGGTTCTCTATCAACTCTTATTTTAACGATTTCATTCATTCAAAACATCCCGTTTTGGAACTAATTATGATTTAACTAACAAAATTAGCTATAAATAAAAAAGATTAGGAGCGAATCCTAATCTTTTTTATTATTCAATTGCACCAGCAACGTCATAATCGTTTAAATCTAACTCAATTGGTTGTCCGAGTGCTAGTTTAGCTAATTCAGACCCTAGATAAGGACCAGCAGTTAAACCTGAAGCTCCTAATCCGTTTGCAACAAGAATACCGTCGAAGTTAGGAAGTGGTCCGATAACAGGTAAGAATCCTGGAGTAAACGGTCTAAATCCAACTCTCGTTTCAAGCATAGTACCATCTTCTAAGCCAGGTGCAACTTCTAATGCTTTATGGAATACTTCATGTAAACCACCAGCTGTTACACGATGATCGAAGCCAGTTTCATTTTCATGGGTAGCACCAATTACGACATGACTATTGTCAAACGTTAAAATATATTGATCATTTGGCGGCATAACGACTGGCATATTTTCTGTTGCTGTATTTTCCGTTTGCAAGTGAACAATTTGTCCTTTTTGGAATGTAACTAAGAAATTGATACCTAATGGATTCAATATTTCATTTGCCCATGCACCTGCAGTTACAATTACCTTTTCCGCTACCATTGTTTCGTCATTTACTTTAACTCCAGTAATATGATTACCTTCACGGACTAATACTGCATCACCTTTAATAAAAGTTGCACCATGCTTTTTCGCAGCACTTATTAATGCATTACGCAATGATCTTCCGTTTACTCGTGCAGCGCCACTAATATGAACAGAACTGTATTCTTCTGATAATGCCGGGAATAATTTTTTCGTTTCTTCAGCAGATAAACGTGTAATTTCTCCAATCTCTGGTGCATCTTCACGTCGTTTATAAGCTCGTTCTTCCATTTTATCTAACTTTTTCTCATCAGTATGTAAACTAATTGCACCTACACGCTTGTATCCTGTATCCGTTTCACCGTCTTCTTCTAATTGCTGAATTAAAGAAGAATAGTAATGTGCACCGCCTTTAGCAATTTTATACCATGCTTTATTACGGCGCTGTGAAAGCCAAGGGCATACAATACCAGCTGCTGCATCTGTTGCTTGACCTAATTGTTGGCGATCCACGATAGTAACGTTCGCACCTGCTTTAGCAAGATGATAAGCAGTAGACGCTCCTAAAATACCGGCCCCAACTACAATATACGATTTCATTTTAAACACCTTTTCTCTTTTGCTAATTATTTAAATATAAGAACATACTTTAGTATACTGAAAGGAATTCTTTTTTCAAT
This Bacillus paramycoides DNA region includes the following protein-coding sequences:
- a CDS encoding NAD(P)/FAD-dependent oxidoreductase, whose product is MKSYIVVGAGILGASTAYHLAKAGANVTIVDRQQLGQATDAAAGIVCPWLSQRRNKAWYKIAKGGAHYYSSLIQQLEEDGETDTGYKRVGAISLHTDEKKLDKMEERAYKRREDAPEIGEITRLSAEETKKLFPALSEEYSSVHISGAARVNGRSLRNALISAAKKHGATFIKGDAVLVREGNHITGVKVNDETMVAEKVIVTAGAWANEILNPLGINFLVTFQKGQIVHLQTENTATENMPVVMPPNDQYILTFDNSHVVIGATHENETGFDHRVTAGGLHEVFHKALEVAPGLEDGTMLETRVGFRPFTPGFLPVIGPLPNFDGILVANGLGASGLTAGPYLGSELAKLALGQPIELDLNDYDVAGAIE